The Caballeronia sp. M1242 nucleotide sequence GCCCCTCCCGGAGACGTTTCTTTGCCCAACACCCTTTCGCCAGCGCCTCGCAGTGGGGCAGCGATATTCGCCGACGCATTGAGGAATTTCGGGGTGCCCGTCGTGACGCTTATTCCCGGCGAAGGCATTCTCGAACTGGTCGATGCGCTCGCCGTGCGCGCGCCCGCGATCCGTCTCGCGAGCTTCCGGCACGAAGCCGGCATGGCCTACGCCGCGCAGGCCATCGGCCAGTTCAGCGGCCAGCCCGGCGTGTGCCTCGCGGCGCGCGCGCCGGGCGCGTTGAACGCGACGCTCGCCATACACACCGCCCATACCGACAGCGCGCCGCTCGTGATGATCGTCGGGCAGGCGGACATGCAGTCCTCCGAGCGCGAGGCCATGCTTGGCCTCGGGCATTTTCATCAAGTGTTCGGCCCACTGACGAAGTGGGTCGGACTGATCGAATCGGCGTCGCGCATTCCGGAGATGCTCGCGCGAGCGTGGCATATCGCGATGTCAGGCCGTCGCGGGCCGGTCGTGCTCGTGCTGCCCGAAAACGTGTCGCGCCAAATGGCCGATGTCGCCGATCTGCCGCGTCCGGCGACAATCGCCGCCGCGCCCGCACCGCATGACCTCGCGCGCTTCACGACGCTGCTGGCCGAGGCGCGGCGGCCGCTACTGATCGTCGGCGGAACGGGCTGGCAGGCCGCGTCGCTGCAAACGCTGACAATGCTTGCCCGCGCGCACGGCGTGCCCATCGCGACGACGTACCGCCGCCGCGATCTGATCGATCACGACGATCCGAACTTCGCGGGCGAAATCGGCCTCGGTATTGATCCTGCGCTGGCGGCGCGCATCGGTAAAGCCGATTGCATCGTCGCGTTGAATGCGCGTCTCGGCGAGCTCAACACGGTCGGCGCGGGCGCGTTCAGCGGCTTCACGCTATGGACGCCGCCGCGCCAGGCCAACGTGCTGGTGCATGTTCATGCCGATGCCAGCGATCTCAACAATGCGTATCGCGCGGACCTTGCGATTCCCGCCGATGCCGGCGCCTTCGTCGCCGCATGGGCCGCCGCCGCAAATGCGCCTGCTCCGGACGATGAACGCATCGCATGGGTGCGCGCAGCGCGTGCAGACCGTGTCGCGTTCGCCCAGAGCGGACGATGTCCCGGTCCGCTCGATCTGCGCGCGGTGTTCGAATCGCTCGATGCCGCGTTGCCCCGCGATGCGCTCGTCGCGTCCGGCGCTGGCGCCTACGCGCTGTGGCCGCAGCGGTATTTGCGGCATCGCCTGCCCGGCACGCAACTCGGTCCGAAAAGCGGAGCGATGGGCTACGGCCTATCCGCAGCCATCGGCGCCGCGTTGCTCGATCCGGCGCGGCGAGTGGTCGCGATCGCCGGCGACGGCTGCTTCATGATGCACGCCGAAGAACTCGAAACCGCCGTGCGCCTCGGTCTGAATTTGCTGGTGATCGTGGTCAACAACCG carries:
- a CDS encoding thiamine pyrophosphate-dependent enzyme, which codes for MPVVTLIPGEGILELVDALAVRAPAIRLASFRHEAGMAYAAQAIGQFSGQPGVCLAARAPGALNATLAIHTAHTDSAPLVMIVGQADMQSSEREAMLGLGHFHQVFGPLTKWVGLIESASRIPEMLARAWHIAMSGRRGPVVLVLPENVSRQMADVADLPRPATIAAAPAPHDLARFTTLLAEARRPLLIVGGTGWQAASLQTLTMLARAHGVPIATTYRRRDLIDHDDPNFAGEIGLGIDPALAARIGKADCIVALNARLGELNTVGAGAFSGFTLWTPPRQANVLVHVHADASDLNNAYRADLAIPADAGAFVAAWAAAANAPAPDDERIAWVRAARADRVAFAQSGRCPGPLDLRAVFESLDAALPRDALVASGAGAYALWPQRYLRHRLPGTQLGPKSGAMGYGLSAAIGAALLDPARRVVAIAGDGCFMMHAEELETAVRLGLNLLVIVVNNRAYGAIGNAQRRLFDRATGTALGVIDFAAFAQSFGARGEAVDSTEAFAPALQRAWASSGVSLIELRVSSTVTRPVD